GCCGCTGTGAACCGCCGCCGCGGTCGCGGCCTCGAGCAGGTCGCGGCGCGGCGGGTTCTCGTCCCTTCGCCCCCAGCGCAGAATGACGTGCGCGCCCGAGGCCTGAGAGGCATGCAGCCAGATGTCGTCCGGTGCGGAGTGGCGGAAGGTGAGGTCGTCGTTGTCGCGGGGGCCGCGGCCGACCCGGATCTCCAGCCCACCCGAGGACCGGAGCCGTGTGTAGGGTAACCGGAGTTCGGGCCCACCGGCCCGTGTTCCGCCCGCGCGGGTGCGCACCGGCTTCCCGCCGGCCGCGGACCACAGGGCGTCCGACGGGCCGGACTCGGCGAGCCGCTCCAGGTGGGCGTCGAACTCGGCCGCGCGCTCACGGGCCGTCGCGATCGCGGCGGGCAGCCGCTCCAGCGCGCGCTCCCGGCGCCGGGCCTCGTCGAAGAAGGCCTCCGCGTTGGCGATGGCGTCACGGGCGGGGTCCAGCGCGATCTCGTGCGGAGCGCCGTCGAAGTCCGGCAGCGTCACGGCGGAAGCGCCCTTCGGCACCTCGTCCTTGCGGGCGAGGAGGATCTGGCCGAGGAGGCGGGGCTCGTCCGGCGGACCGGCCGCGGCGAGCTGCCGCTCGAGCGCGGCGGCCCGGCGCCGGTGCCGCTTCCGGCGGGCGCGGAGGCGCTTCCGGATCTGCGCGGCTTCGTCTCCGTCGTCGTCGTCGTCGGCCGCGGTAAGGGTCCGGAGGGCGGGGGCGGGGCCGCCGGGGGCGAGCAGTTGCGCGGCCGCGGTCAGCAGTCCGCCGGTGGACCCGCTGCCGGCCCCGATGGGGTGCGGATAGGGCTGGGGGCCCCACGGGCGGTCGAGCACGAAGGCCGGCCGGGGCGGCGTGCCCGGCGCATCGGACGCGGCCGGGCCGCGCGAAGGCGCCGCCGCGAGCGCGTGGAGCGCCAGGTACCGCGCGTACGCCTCCGCCGGGTCGGATCCGGCCAGGATCCAGTCGACGTTGAGCGCGCTCGTCCACGCCCACGTCCGCAGCACGGACTGTCGGCGGTCCGCCTCGTCTCCGGCCGGCACGGCAGCCCATTCCGCCTCCGATGGCGGAGCGGCAACGGCTCGCCGCGCGGACGAAGGCGGCGCGTAGGACGCCCCGCGACGCAGCGAGCGGTCGCCCGCATCCCGCGCGAGCAGCGCCGCCTCGATTCGCCACTCCGGGCGCTCGTCCGCGCCGGGCTCCGTCCGGCGGCAATGCACGGCGTTCCAGCGGCGCGACTGGAGTTCGATCGCCAGCATCTCCCACGGACGCCCGGCCCGGTCCCCGAGCGTCAGGAGCAGGGCGCGCTCGTCCGCCGGCGCCCGCGCGTCCACAAGCGACAGCCGTCCGATCCGCACCGCCTTCCCCTCCACCCCCGAGGCCGCCGCATCCGCGCCGAGTTCCAGGATGTGCCCGTGCAGCGGGTGCAGCATCGCCACGAGCCGCGACCCATCCTCGAAGGCGAGTTCCACGGCGCGCCGCCCCGATGCCATGCGGAGCCCGGCGATGCGGACGCCCCGCCAGCGATCGAGGATCTCGCGGGCGAGGGCCCGGGCGAGGAAGGAGTCGTATCGAATGCCCATTGCGACTATATTCGGGGCCCCGCGCGATCCCGACAAACTCCGCGACCGAGACGAACCTCACGTGGACCAGCTTCACCCGATCACCCACGCGGCCGGCACCGAGCAACGCCCCCCCGACTGGGCCGTCATGAGCCCTGCACGCATCAGCCACGCCAGGCGGGTCGGCACGTTGATGGGGGAGTGGGCGGCCGCCCTCGGGCACGACGAGGGGACGCGGATCCGCTGGCGCGCAACGGGCCTCCTGCACGACGCGCTCAAGGAAGAAGCCGTGGAAGCCCTGCGCCCCCTCGTCGACGGGGCGGAAGCATGGCCCGACCCGCTCCTCCATGGTCCGGCATGCGCGAACCGGCTGCGCGCGGCCGGGGTCGATGACGAGCCGCTCCTGCGAGCCATCGCCTTTCACACCACCGGACACCGGGATCTCGATGCCCTGGGACAGGCCCTCTACATGGCCGACTTCCTGGAGCCGGGCCGCCTCGCCCTGGGCCAGGAGCGTGCCGATCTGCGGGGCCGTCTGCCCGGCGACTGGCACGCCGTCCTCGTCGACGTCGCGACCGCGAAGATCGGCATCCTCATCGACGGTTTCATCCCCCTTTCCCCCGCGACCGCCGGGTTCTGGGAGGTGATCACCGCGCCGGTTTTTCGCAAATCGCGAAACGGTTGATTAGATTGGAAGGATATGCAGCCGGGGGAGGTGTGAGGCAGGGAGGCGGCCGGGCACGGTCGATGGGTGGATGGGAGGACGACGGGAGGCGACAAAGTGCTTTCGAGGTCCAGACGACGGTCAAGGCGGGAGACGCGACGAGGTCCCGAGGGTCGCGCCCCCTATCGCAGGCGGCGGGGTTCCTTCCGACGCGCGGCTTCCGCATTCCGGGGACTGATCACGACGGCGGTTCTCATCGGCGCCGGCGCCTTCATCGGTCTCTTCTGGGAGGAATGGAAGGTCGTGCGGCTCGCGATTCTGGCCGGATCCGTACCGGCCGCGACCGCGGAGACGGTGTCCGAGGGCGCGGCGGAGGGCGGAGGCGCGGCGACGGTTTCCGGGGGGGAGTACGTTACGAACCGGATCAAGGTCGAAGTCCTCAACGGGGCCGGAGAGCGCGGACTCGCGCGTCAGTTCGCCGACCGGCTCCGGCTCCTCGGTTTCGATGTCGTCGCGACCGGGAACGCGGACCACTTCGACCACGAAGTCACGCACGTTCTGGATCGATCGGGCCGCCTCGGCGCCGCGCTGGCCGTCGCCCGCGAGTTGAGCGCGGACTCGCTGGCCGTCGCCATCGATCCCGAACTCTTCCTCGATGCGAGCGTGGTGGTGGGGAGCGACTGGTCCGGCCTGCTCGGCAATCTCGGAAAGGACTAGCCGCCGCGGCTGCCAGGGCCCGGCACTAGCTTTCCCGCGACAGCCGCAGCTGCCCGCACGCGGCGGCGATGTCCCGTCCCCGCGGCCTTCTCACGGCGTTGCCCACCCCTCGCGCGGCGAGCGCCTCCGAAAAACGCGCGATCCCCTCGGCCGAACTCGGGCCCCACTCCGGACGCGAGGGGATGGGATTGAAGGGGATGAGATTCACGAAGCAGATGAGCCCGCGCGCGAGCTTCGCCAGCGACTCCGCCAGCGCCGGGTCGTCGTTCACCCCCCGGATGAGCGTGTACTCGAAGCTGATGCGCCGGTTCTTGTAGCTCTGATACGTGCGAAGGGCCTCGAATAGCTCCGGCAGCGGGTAGCGCTTCTCGATCGGCATGAGTTCCAGCCGCAGCTCGTGGGACGGCGCGTGCAGCGACACGGCGAGCTCGAACGGCTCCGGCCGTCGGGCGAGTTCCAGGATCCCGGGGATGAGTCCCACCGTCGACACGGTGATGCGCCGCGCCCCGAGGCCGAACCCTCCGTGCAGGGACGCGAGCGATCCGATGACTCCGTCGAGGTTCGCCAGCGGTTCTCCCATCCCCATGTACACGACGTTGGAGATCGGACCGGCCGCCGGCCGCCCCATCTCCTCGCGCGCTACGCGCAGGGAATCGCGGTACTGCGCCACGATCTCGGCCGCCCGCAACTGGCGCCGGAATCCGAAGGCGCCGGTAGCGCAGAAGCGGCACGCGAGCGCGCAGCCGGCCTGCGACGACAGGCAGAGCGTGAGGCGGTCGCGCGTCGGGATGAGCACGGACTCGACCCGCTCGCCATCCTCGAGCCGCCACAGGTGCTTCACCGTCCCGTCCTTCGAGCGGGCGACGTAGTCCGCTTCGATCGGGGTGAGCGAAAAGGACGCGTCCAGCGCTTCCCGGAGACCGGCGGGGAGGTTCGTCATCTCGTCGAAGGCACGCGCGCCCCGCTCCCAGACCCACTTCTCGACCTGCCGCGCCCGGTACGCCGGCTCTCCGCGCGCGGCGAAGAACGCCGCCAGCCGTTCCCGCCCGCCGTCTCCCGACTCCGCGAGCAGTTCCGCTCGTGTGCTTTCCGTCATCCCCCGCTTCTTGCTGGCGCTGCCGAAAATTGGCTATCTTCCACGGCGTTCCGCACTTCTCAGAACCGGTTCAGAACCGATTCCCTTACGCCGCGAGTTCTCCTGACCAAACTATCGCTACCGACCGAACGGCGTGAGCCGGCCTCCCTCGAGACCGCCTTGCGCGACGCCGGCTGCGGGCAGGTCGAGGCCTCGTGGTCCGGACGCGAAGTCCGGGTCATCGGATGGGTACACCGCCGTCGCGACCTCGGAGGACTCTTCTTCGTCGATCTGCGCGACCGGACCGGCCTGCTCCAGCTGTCCTTCGGCCCGGAGTGGTCGGACGCCGCCGGCCTCGAGCTCGTGGCGGAGCTGAACCCGGAGGATGTCGTGCAGGCGACGGGCGTCGTCGCGCCGCGGCCCGAGCCGAACCCGGAGATGCTCTCGGGCGAGATCGAGATCCGCGTGTCGAGTCTTCGGCGGGTCTCCGTCTCCGACCCGCTCCCGATCCTCGTCTATCAGCCCCCGGACGAAGAGCTGCCCTCGGAGGAGCTTCGCCTCCGCCACCGGATCCTCGACCTGCGCCGTCCCGAGATGCAGCGCAACCTGAGGCTGCGGCACGTGGCGACGAACTCGGTGCGCGCCTCGCTCACCGAACAGGGATTCGTCGAGATCGAGACTCCGCTCCTCACGCGGCAGACGCCGGAGGGGGCGCGGGACTATCTCGTCCCCAGCCGGGTGCACCAGGGCCAATTCTTCGCCCTTCCACAGTCGCCCCAGCTCTACAAGCAGCTTCTGATGTGCGGCGGCTTCGACCGGTACTTCCAGATCGCGAAATGTCTACGGGACGAGGACCTGCGGGCGGACCGTCAGCCGGAGTTCACGCAGATCGACGTGGAGATGGCGTTCGTCGAGCAGGACGACGTCTTCCGCGCCGCCGAGAAGATGTTCGCGCGCATCTGGCGAGACGGGCTCGGCCGGGACCTTCGCGTGCCCTTCAGGCGCCTGCCCCACGCCGAGGCGATGGAGCGCTACGGCACGGACAAGCCGGACCTCCGCATCCCGTGGGAGATACGGGATTTCACGGACGCGCTTACCGGCATCGGCTTCGGAATCTTCGACGGCGCCGCGCGAGCCGGCGGCCGCGTCCGGGGGCTCGTCCTTCCGGGGGGCGCGGCGCTCTCCCGCTCGCGGATCGCCCACTACGACAAGCTCGCGCAGGAGGCCGGCGCGAAGGGCGCCCTGTGGCTGAAGCGCACGGCGGACGGCTGGTCCGGTCCGCCCGCGAAGGTCGTCGGCGAGGAGGTCGCGGGTATGCTCGGGGCGGAGTTCGGGGTGGGGGAGGGCGATCTCGTCTTCTTCGTCGCCGGCCTCGACGCGGAGAGTTCGCCCGCCCTCGACCGGTTGCGGCGCGCGGCGGCCCGCGAACTCGGCGCCGTGGACGAGAACGGCGAAGCGTGGCTCTGGATCACGGAGTTCCCCCTCTACCACCGGGATCCCGACACCGGCCTTCCCGTTCCGGCCCAGCACGCCTTCACGATGCCGGCGGACCCCGACCCCGAGCGTCTGCGCGAAGATCCGCTCTCCGTGAACGCGGTCGCGTATGACATCGTCTACAACGGGATCGAGTTCGCCAGCGGGAGCATCCGCTGTCACCTCCCCGAGGTTCAGCGCGTCATCCTCGAGGCGACCGGGCTCACGCCCGAGGAGGTCGAGGCGCGCTTCGGTTTCCTGCTCGAGGCGTTCCGCTACGGCGTCCCGCCGCACGGAGGGTTCGCGGTCGGCATGGACCGCGTGGTCGCCGAGATGGTCGGCTGCGCGTCGATCCGGGACGTCATCGCGTTCCCGAAGACCGCCGCGGCCCGGGGCCTGCTCGAGCGGTCGCCATCGTCCGTGACCGCGGCTGAACTCGAGGAACTCGGGATCTCCGTGACGGGAGGGACCGGAAGGAGCGGAACTTGAGCGTGGCGACGGAGCGGCGCCTCTCCATCGAGGGGGCCGACCAGCAGCTGCTGGCCGGCGTGAACGACTCGAACCTCACGACGCTGGCGCGCCACTGCGACATCCGCGTCGTCCTCCGGCGCGACGAGATGATTCTCTCCGGCCCGCAGGCCGACGTGGACCGCGCCTCCCCCACCGCGCGGCGCATGATCCGCTACGCGCGGCTGCGGCGTCCCTTCGATGCGGTGGACGTGGAACGGTTTCTCGAAGCGCCCTCCGACGGCGATGGCGCCTCACGGAAGTCCGCCGACGCCCGGGACCCGGGCAAGACGGAGGTCGCGCTCGCGGGGGCCGGGCGCGCGATCCGGCCCAAGTCCCCGGGGCAGGACAAGTACCTGGCCGCGATGCGCGAGCGGGACATTGTCGTCGGCATCGGCCCGGCGGGCACCGGCAAGACCTATCTCGCCGTCGCCGCCGCGGTGGAGGCGCTCAACCGGAAACGGATTCGCCGCATCATCCTCACCCGGCCCGCGGTCGAGGCCGGCGAGGCGCTCGGCTTCCTGCCCGGCGACATCCGCGAGAAGGTCGACCCCTACCTGCGCCCGCTCTACGACGCGCTCGAGGACATGATGCCCCACGACCGCGTCCGCCGCGCGATCGAGGACCGCGTGATCGAGGTCGCCCCGCTCGCCTACATGCGCGGCCGGACGCTCTCCGACGCCTTCCTCATCCTCGACGAGGCGCAGAACGCGACGACGGCCCAGATGAAGATGTTCCTCACGCGGCTCGGACTGAATTCCAAGACAGTAATCACGGGGGACAAGACGCAGATCGACCTCCCACGCCCCGAGGATTCAGGACTGCTGGAGATCGAGGAAGTCTTGCGCGACGTGGTCGGCATCGACTTCGTTTATCTGGATGACGCGGATGTCGTCCGGCACCGACTCGTGAAGGAGATCATCCGCGCGTACCGGGAGTCCGAGCGTTGAGTTTCTTCGGCCGCGTCCGAGACTACCTGCGTCCCGTGAACCGGCCGCCGGCCGGCGGACGCCGGGACGCGTGGGTCCACCACGGATTCCGGGCGGCGATGGTCGCGGTCATCGCCCTCGCCGTCCCCCTCATGTTCCCGCAGCTGACGCCGAGCGGATTCGACGGCATCGACCCCGGCAGCGTCGCCCGGCAGACGATCAACGCCGACTTCGATTTCGACGTGCCCAAGGACCCGGACCGACTCGCGGAGGAGCAGGACGAGGCGGAGGCCGGCGTGACGCCGAGGCTGCGCTTCGAGCCCGCGCGCGCGGACAGCAGCATCGAGCGCGTGAACGCCCTCTTCGCCCGGCTCGATTCCATCATCCCCGCCGCGGAGGCGCGAGTCTCGGAGGAAGGACTCCCGGCGGCGGCCGGCGCCGCGGTCGTCCGGGACGAGGTCCGGAGGGTCGCGGGGGGGATCGGGGTCGACCTCTCGGCCGAAGCGGTGATCGACTCGCTCCGGGTCGACTATCTCCTCGACGAGGCGTCGCGCGCCGAGCTGCGCGACGAACTGGCGACGGCCTTCGAGGGGCTGCGCGAGGGCGTGATCCGCGGGAGCGAACTCGATGACATCAGCGCCGCGAACGTCGTCGCGCGCGAGGGACCAGCCGGCGACGACCGCGTGCGCGCCGTCGCGGACCTCGTCCGGCTCGGCGACTTCACGCGGGCGGCGCGGGAGGGGGTCGGAGACAGGCTGCCGGCCGGAGGCGCGGCGCTCTTCCAGCAACTCCTCCTCGTGGCGCAGCCGACGCTGCGCATCGACCAGGACGCGACGCGACAGGCGCGGGAACAGGCCCGGGCCGCGATCCCGCAGGTCGAGGGCTTCGTGCTCGAGGGAGAGCGCATCATCACCGAGAATACGGTGGTGACGGAGGAGGAGTACCGCCGGCTCCTCGCCTACCAGGCCCAGATCCTGGAGCGGGGGGGGACGCGCACAACGTCGGACTTCCTCCGCAACCTGGGTATGATCCTCCTCGTCGTGAGCATGCTCGGGATTCTCGTCTTCGCGACCTTCCGCTTTCGCCGCGACGTCTACGAGGATCTCCCCAGCTTCACCGTGCTGCTCGGGCTCGTCGTCATCGTGATGGCGTCGGCCGGCGCCGTGGCCGCCGCGCAGGGTTCGCCCGCGCTCGTGCCGATCGCGCTGGCCGGCTTCCTCGCCGCGGCGCTGTTCGACAGCCTCCTGGGTCTCGTCGTCGTCTCGACGATCGCGGGGATCCTCATGGGCCAGCCGTACTTCTCGGGGCTCGCGGCCCCCATGGTCACCGTGGCGGGCGGGGTCACTGCGGCCTTCGCGGTCCACACGATCCGCACGCGTTCGCAGAGCTGGGTCCTCGTCGCGCTGATCACCGCGGCGTACGTGGGGGCCGGCCTCCTGCTCGTCCTCACGGGCCACTTCGCGCTGGGCGAGATGGGAACCACCGCGGCGCTCGGGTTCCTCAACGCCACCGTGTGCACGGGACTCGGCGTCGGTATCGGCCTCCCGCTGCTCGAAGCCTTCACGGGACGGACGACGGAGGCGTCGCTGCTCGAACTCTCCGACATGAACCGGCCGCTCCTGAGGCGGCTGGCGCGCGAGGCGCCCGGCACGTACGCCCACTCGATCAACGTGGCGAACCTCGTCGAGGCCGCCTGCGAGGCGATCGGGGCCGACTCCCTGCAGGGCCGCGTGGGGGTCTACTATCACGACATCGGGAAGCTCGAGCGTCCGCAATATTTCATCGAGAACCAGCCGCGGGGGCTGAACCCGCACGACCGTCTCACACCGTGGCAGAGCGCCGAGATCCTGCGCGACCACGTGCGCCACGGGCTGGCCATGGCGGAGGAAGCGCGTCTGCCGGAGGTCGTGAAGGATTTCATTCGCGAGCACCACGGGACGCAGCTCATCCGCTATTTCCTCGAGAAGGCGCGCCGGGACGGCGTCGCGGAGGTGGATCCGAGCGACTTCGCCTACCCCGGCCCGAAGCCGCAGAGCAAGGAAACGGGCGTCGCGATGCTGGCCGACGCGGTGGAAGCGGCGTCGCGCGTCCTCTCGCACCCGAGTCCCGAGCGCATCCGGGCCCTGATCGACCGCCTTGTGCAGGACCGAATCGACTACGGCGAACTCGACGACTGCCCGCTCACGTACCGCGACCTCCGCATCGTCAAGCGGGAGTTCGCGCACGTCCTCACGGGGCTCTATCACCACCGCATCGACTATCCCCAGCCGGCGGCGCCCGGCGAGACGTCCGGCGATGCGGGTGAGACGCCGGCCGGGGAGGAGTCGGAGACGAGCGGCGTGGAGGCGGCGGCGACGGCGGGGGCGGAAGGGGCGTCGGCGCCGATCGACCTCGAGCAGGCCGCGCAGGGCGACACCGGCCCCATCCCCGCCCTGGACTCGCTCCCGGAGCCGGCCGAGGAGCCGGAAGGAGTCGCCAGCGGGCGGACGGATTGACCGACCCCGTGCCGCCCGTGATCCGCATCGACTTCCCCTCCGGCGAAGAGGAAGTCCGGCACGGTCCCTCCGTGGTGGAGGTGAGGGAGGCCGCGCTCGCGGCCCTCGGCACGGGGCGCGCGGCGCCGCCCGGGGAGACCGACGCCGGCGCGGGCGACACTCCGGGCGAGGGCGCCGAGCTCTCCGTCACCTTTCTCACGGCGGAATCCATGCGCGCCCTGAACCGGGACTATCACGGGGTCGATGACCTCACGGACGTGCTCGCCTTCGGGCTCGGCGAGGACCCGCTCGTCGGCGACATCTACATCTCCCCGGAAGCGGCCGAGGCTTCGGCGCGCGAGCTGGGGCTCGATCCGGCTGCGGAGATCCTGCGCCTCGTCATCCACGGCGTCCTTCATCTGCTCGGACACGACCATCCGGAAGGCGAGGCGCGCTATGCCTCTCCAATGTTCGAACTGCAGGAACGGTTGCTGGCGCGCCTGCTGGCCGAGTTCCGCGGCCGCGCGTAGCATTCCCCGTCTTCCGAGGTCTTCCCGAAGGCCCTGATCCACGAACCGCCCGCCTCCGCGGGCCGGCTCCCGAGCGAGCATGCACGAGAATCCGGAAGAGCAGCGCCGGCTCCTGATCGAGGAGATCCGCGTGCGCCTCGAGGCGGGCGACATGGACGCGCTCTTCGCGTTCGTGGAACCGCTGCATCCGAGCGACATGGCGGATGTGCTCGAGCACGTCGAAGAGGCCGAGCGCATGGCCCTCCTCGAACTCATCCCCGCCGCCCTCGCCTCGGACGCCCTCGCCGAAATGGAGGAGGAGGAGAAGCCGGGCGAACTGCTCGCGAGCATGGAGCCGGAGCGGATCGCCGAGATCGTCGAGGAACTCGCGGACGACGACGCGGCCGACCTCATCGGCGAACTCGACCCGGAAGAGCAGGCCCGCGTCTTCGAGTCGGTTCCGGACGAGGAAGAGCAGGAGATCCGGCAACTGCTCGAGTATCCGGAGGAGTCCGCGGGCGGGATCATGACCCGCGAGCTGTGCGCGGTGGACTCCGAGGCGACGGCGGCCGCGGCGATCGAGGAGCTGCGGGCGCAGGCGGAGGAGACCGAGGATCTCTACACCGTGTTCGTCGTCGGGCGGGGGGGGCGGCTGCGCGGCGTCGTCACGCTGCGGGACCTCGTGCTCGCGGCGCCGGATACGCGCATCTCCGACCTGCTCGAGGAGCCCCCGGCCGTGGTCTCGGTGGATCTCGACCAGGAGGAGGTGGGAAGGATCCTGTCCCGCTACAACCTCGCCGCGATCGGGGTCGTCGACGACGAGGGCCGGCTGGTGGGACAGATCACCTTCGACGACGTGATCGATGTCGTCGAGGCGGAGGTCACCGAAGACATCCTGCGCTTCGCCGCGGTGTCGGACGAGGAGCAGTTGCGCGGGACGACGGTCGGTGCGATCCAGAGCCGGCTGCCGTGGCTCGCCGTGAACGCGCTCACCCTGGCGGTCGCCGCGGCCGCCGTGTGGCTGTACCGCGGGACGATCGAACAGCTCGTGATCCTCGCGGCCGTGATGCCGGTGATCGCGGGGCTGGGCGGCAACGCGGGCACGCAGGCGCTCGCAGTCACGATCCGCCGCATCGCAATCGCCGACGAACTGCCGGGAGAGCGCTGGTCCGCCGTCGTGAAGGAACTCGTCGTGGGCCTGGTGAACGGGGTCGCGATCGGGCTGCTCGTGGCGCTCTCTTCGCTGCTGCTCCCGAATACCGGGGCGATCTTCGGACTCGTCGTGATGATCGCCACTTGGGCGAACCTCGCCGTCGCCTCCGCGCTCGGTGCGTTCTTCCCGATCCTGCTTGAGCGCTTCGGCGCGGACCCTGCCGTCGCTTCGTCGGTCTTCGTCACGACCTTCACGGACCTCATCGGCTTCGTTCTGCTGCTCGGGCTCGCGACCCGGTTCCTCCTGTGAGGGCGGGGGACGCGGAGTGAGCCCGGTGTTCGACCCGGAGCGGCTCGCCGGCCGCATCGCGGGCGGCGAGCCGCTGGCGCTGGCCCGGGGGATCTCGCACGTCGAGAACGAGAGCGACGGATTCGAGGCGCTTCTCGAGCGGCTGGACGGGCGCACCGGACGCGCGCGGCGCATCGGCATCACGGGGCCGCCCGGCGCCGGCAAGTCGACGATCACGGCGGCACTTACGCGCTATTACCTCAACCAGTCACTCAAGGTCGGAATCGTCGCCGTGGACCCGACGAGCCCGTTCACCGGCGGGGCCCTGCTCGGCGACCGCATCCGGATGGGCGAACTCTCGACCGAGCCCGGCGTCTTCATCCGTTCGATGGCGAGCCGCGGATCGCTCGGCGGTCTCGCGACCGCGACGCGCGAAGCCGCCGACCTCATGGACGCCGCCGGCTACGACCGCGTGATCCTGGAGACGCTAGGCGTCGGCCAGGCGGAACTCGACATCGCCGTCTCCGCCGACACGACCGCCGTCGTCCTCGTCCCGGAATCGGGAGATGGCGTGCAGGCGATGAAGGCCGGACTCATGGAGGTGGCGGACCTCTTCGTCATCAACAAGTCGGACCGGCCCGGCGCGGACCGGCTGGAGAAGGAGATCGCGAT
The Candidatus Palauibacter polyketidifaciens genome window above contains:
- the mgtE gene encoding magnesium transporter, with protein sequence MHENPEEQRRLLIEEIRVRLEAGDMDALFAFVEPLHPSDMADVLEHVEEAERMALLELIPAALASDALAEMEEEEKPGELLASMEPERIAEIVEELADDDAADLIGELDPEEQARVFESVPDEEEQEIRQLLEYPEESAGGIMTRELCAVDSEATAAAAIEELRAQAEETEDLYTVFVVGRGGRLRGVVTLRDLVLAAPDTRISDLLEEPPAVVSVDLDQEEVGRILSRYNLAAIGVVDDEGRLVGQITFDDVIDVVEAEVTEDILRFAAVSDEEQLRGTTVGAIQSRLPWLAVNALTLAVAAAAVWLYRGTIEQLVILAAVMPVIAGLGGNAGTQALAVTIRRIAIADELPGERWSAVVKELVVGLVNGVAIGLLVALSSLLLPNTGAIFGLVVMIATWANLAVASALGAFFPILLERFGADPAVASSVFVTTFTDLIGFVLLLGLATRFLL
- the meaB gene encoding methylmalonyl Co-A mutase-associated GTPase MeaB, whose translation is MSPVFDPERLAGRIAGGEPLALARGISHVENESDGFEALLERLDGRTGRARRIGITGPPGAGKSTITAALTRYYLNQSLKVGIVAVDPTSPFTGGALLGDRIRMGELSTEPGVFIRSMASRGSLGGLATATREAADLMDAAGYDRVILETLGVGQAELDIAVSADTTAVVLVPESGDGVQAMKAGLMEVADLFVINKSDRPGADRLEKEIAIIMSIRFANRPVAGPDDDADEAWRMPITQTVASEARGIEEFAAHLDRHFDWLRKTGKLEANRRAARLRRAHDALLRRSQRDAERIWRAASPESLDSGASPYATARRLYEEFREGLRGT